The following proteins are encoded in a genomic region of Candidatus Binataceae bacterium:
- a CDS encoding 6-carboxytetrahydropterin synthase: MASQFSIHVAKENLKFSAAHFIAYPGFREALHGHNYQVGVRVEGDLTGTGYVVDFGLIKKLTKEIVDRMDEHTIVPAKSDCLVIEQIEGGRIRVRYENDEFVFPASDVFLAPIVHSSAEELSRYLWDELHAALLAHGALAGVRTLEISIAEGPGQAAIFRKQTGSPG, translated from the coding sequence GTGGCATCGCAATTCTCGATTCACGTTGCCAAGGAAAACCTGAAATTCTCGGCCGCTCATTTCATCGCCTATCCCGGCTTTCGAGAAGCCCTGCATGGGCACAACTACCAGGTCGGAGTACGGGTCGAAGGCGATCTGACCGGCACCGGATACGTCGTCGACTTCGGCTTGATCAAGAAGCTCACCAAGGAAATCGTCGATCGGATGGACGAGCACACCATAGTCCCGGCCAAAAGCGATTGTCTGGTGATTGAGCAGATCGAGGGCGGCAGGATTCGGGTGCGCTACGAGAATGACGAGTTCGTGTTTCCCGCCAGCGACGTTTTCCTGGCGCCGATAGTACACAGTTCAGCTGAAGAACTGTCCCGTTACCTGTGGGACGAGCTGCACGCGGCATTGCTGGCACACGGGGCACTCGCGGGGGTGAGAACCCTCGAGATCTCGATCGCGGAAGGGCCAGGACAGGCGGCAATTTTTCGTAAGCAAACCGGCTCGCCGGGGTGA